In Humulus lupulus chromosome 7, drHumLupu1.1, whole genome shotgun sequence, the following are encoded in one genomic region:
- the LOC133789792 gene encoding WUSCHEL-related homeobox 3 — protein MKMSPAANPTSRWCPTPEQLMILEEMYRAGTRTPNASQIQQITAHLSFYGKIEGKNVFYWFQNHKARDRQKLRRKLYKQLQQQQLVAYHQQQQQLMTTTTTTTNNNNITSNDNNNNIQRNHNHFLGYNNNFIDHHQFSASASCAFRQQLSCYNSSISAAGFIPQVLEGGVDQDHASTDHLMNHSWKVEIPVNHQRIEINDSSMVRMYDRDWMTIMDHHHHMGPPPSPCCSRKPLKTLELFPITATNLKEKRTESPQPPMLQLPPSTLQPKITPK, from the exons ATGAAAATGAGCCCAGCAGCAAATCCGACATCAAGATGGTGCCCAACACCGGAGCAGCTCATGATTCTTGAAGAGATGTACAGAGCCGGGACCAGGACACCTAATGCCTCTCAAATCCAGCAGATCACAGCCCATCTCTCCTTTTATGGCAAGATAGAAGGCAAGAATGTCTTCTACTGGTTTCAGAATCACAAGGCCAGGGACAGACAAAAGCTTAGGAGGAAGCTTTATAAGCAGCTTCAGCAACAGCAACTGGTTGCTTAccatcagcagcagcagcagctcatgactactactactactactactaataataataatattactagtaatgataataataataatatccaaCGAAACCATAATCATTTTCTTGGCTACAATAACAACTTTATTGACCATCATCAGTTTTCAGCTTCTGCTTCTTGTGCTTTTCGTCAACAACTTTCTTGTTATAACTCATCAATATCAGCAGCTGGCTTTATCCCCCAGGTACTCGAG GGAGGGGTTGATCAAGATCATGCATCAACTGATCACTTGATGAACCACTCATGGAAAGTGGAAATTCCTGTTAATCATCAGAGGATTGAGATAAATGATAGTTCCATGGTGAGAATGTACGATCGTGATTGGATGACGATaatggatcatcatcatcatatggGCCCACCTCCTTCTCCTTGTTGCAGCAGAAAGCCCCTCAAGACCCTTGAGCTCTTCCCCATCACAGCTACTAATCTCAAAGAAAAGCGTACTGAGTCACCCCAGCCACCTATGCTTCAACTCCCTCCTTCCACACTTCAGCCAAAAATAAccccaaaataa